The Lachnospiraceae bacterium KM106-2 nucleotide sequence ATAGAATAACTGTATATAGATCATATTTTCCTCCTTGTCTTCACAATTGTTTTAATCAAACCAATTGCTCCGCAAACGAGTATGACATAAATGACATTGATATTAAAAATTGCAGTTGCAATAAATGCTCCGATCATGATTGCAATCGATAATACATTCTTGGTTGCAACGACACCACATCCCATATCATAAACAACAATAGCGATGATAGCTCCAACACCTGACTGCATGCCATCTAACATCGCTTTTACATAGGGATTGGTCTGAAATGCCTCATAGAAGAAAGAGATTACAAAAATAATAAAAAATGGTGGTAGTATCGTCCCAAGGATCGATACCAACATTCCCATTATACCCGCGAGTTTATAACCTATGACAATTGCCCCATTTACGGCAATCGGACCTGGTACTGACTGTGCGATCGCCACGAGATCTAACATCTCCTCTTCCTCAATCCAATGATATTCATCTACAAATTTCTTTTTCATCAACGTGATGATGACATATCCTCCACCAAAGGTAAACGCACTTAAATACAAAGTAGAGAGAAATAACTTCACCAACTGTCTTCTTTTATCTGACATAATTTTTCCTCCATCGTTAGTATAACGCAACAGCGAAAAAACTTGCAAGCATATGCCAGCTTGTTTACTTATCTTTTACTTATCACTGACAAAGAAAAGCTGTCACAGTAATATCTCTTAAATACTACTGCGACAGCTTTTTTTATATCTCTATTCTATTCTTAATGGAATCCATAATGAATGCCTTTACCTCATCTAAATTCATGTTGAGGGCAATGGCAAATTCACCATAAAGACAATCTTCTGAAAGTTTTAAATATTTATTATCTCCACTGGTTACCTTTTTTCCTTCTGATAACCTAGCTTTTTTTCTCAGATAAAGTGTTTTGATGATTCGGATACATTCTCTACAATCACATGTTTTTAATGACCCTTTAAACTGTTGCTCTCTCATCTTATCATCTGGGATCCATAGCGCCTCTAACTCAGGTATTTCATCGATCAGCGCTAAAGCCTCCTCTTTTGAAACAGCAGGACGCATGATCACTTTCTGATGATCAACCGGTGTGAAGATTCGGCTACCCTTCTCATAGACAGGTTCCAACGTATAATATAATTTATCTTTTGGAATTCCATCCATCGCAATCTTGCCAATCTCCTCTACTACGCAGACACCTTTTGTTCCGTAAATAACATAATCACCGATTTCAAACATATTCATGCTCCTCTCTATTTCTATTCTATCAGAAATAAAGGGTAGATGTAAGTAAATTTTAGAAAAATATACAAATTTCAGTAATTATTACACAAAATACAGAATTTAGATTTGTGCAAATTAACAATGTAAAAGCGCCACTTGTATCTTCCTTACAGTTCGCCTTTTGCAATGCGTACTAATATATCACGATAGCTGTTTAAAAGAATACTAATATTTTTCTTGTCCTCTGGAGACACCATCATATTTACACCAAAGGTAATTTCATTCTGATAGGTACTCACTGCCATCTGTAGATTAGAAGCATATTTCATTGAACCAGAAATAAAACAATCCTTGGTTTCTACTCCTTGAAATGAAAGTGCTTTCTCATCAATGATTCCTAGATTCGTGAGTGCAACCCTTGGGTTCTTCACTGATCTTCCTATAATCCTTGCAGACCATTTATGAGGGAGTATTCGAAATGCAAGATGCAACAATCGTAATTCTTTTAAACAGTTTCCACTTTGCTTCTCACTTTCCATCTGCACATGTATTGCTTGAAGTAACTCTAAAAAGCTTAAATCATCGAGATTCTCAATTGTCGTATAAAGATTCCCCATTTGATTACAAAGTCCAAATCTTCTAGGATTCTTAGCATACCTTCTAGTATCGATTGGTGCATACAAGGTATGAAGCGAATAATCTAACCCTTCTTTTATTGCAACATAATAGACTGCCATGAAGAGGTCATTAAAGGATACCTTTTTTTCTTTTATGTACTGATGAAGTTTATCAAAATAAAGACTCTCTAACTTTCGCGTTTAAAAATACGGGCTCATCTCCACCTTCAAACGAAATATCTTCCACTTTTGATTCCAGCCGTTCTACTTTCTTATTCGGCAACCTGCATTCCTTTAGCCAAGAGAGTCCTCTATCTTTTCCTTTATACTGGCTCTGTGGCTTCACACCAGCAATGATCTGATTATAATAATAACACAACAGATATAGATATCGTTTAAATCCCATACCATCACAAAGCATATGATTCATAACTATGACTAATCTGTCTTTATCTTTTTCTCGTAATAATACAACACGAATCTGTGCGTCGGTATCGATCACTTTAGTTGTCGTTAAGATTTTACTCGCATACGCTGCTCCATTTGAAGTATCGGCAAGCTCCACAGATAATGGTTTCTTCGATGGAAGGTATCTTCCATGTAAAAATCTGCATGCTAGTTGTGGCAGGTCGATAGTCGTTTCATTTAAGGCCTGTTCTAAAATATCTTTTTGTAAATGTCCATTAAAAGTGATACATCCATGCATCTGATGGTTATGATACTTCGAAAACGCAAGTTGAACATAATCAAATGCTTGAACGGATAAATTATTTTTCTTCATAACTCTTATCCTTTCCAACTTTATTTACCTGCGTTTCCATTTTACCACAA carries:
- a CDS encoding probable transcriptional regulator encodes the protein MFEIGDYVIYGTKGVCVVEEIGKIAMDGIPKDKLYYTLEPVYEKGSRIFTPVDHQKVIMRPAVSKEEALALIDEIPELEALWIPDDKMREQQFKGSLKTCDCRECIRIIKTLYLRKKARLSEGKKVTSGDNKYLKLSEDCLYGEFAIALNMNLDEVKAFIMDSIKNRIEI
- a CDS encoding siderophore/surfactin synthetase related protein — protein: MAVYYVAIKEGLDYSLHTLYAPIDTRRYAKNPRRFGLCNQMGNLYTTIENLDDLSFLELLQAIHVQMESEKQSGNCLKELRLLHLAFRILPHKWSARIIGRSVKNPRVALTNLGIIDEKALSFQGVETKDCFISGSMKYASNLQMAVSTYQNEITFGVNMMVSPEDKKNISILLNSYRDILVRIAKGEL
- a CDS encoding siderophore/surfactin synthetase related protein gives rise to the protein MKKNNLSVQAFDYVQLAFSKYHNHQMHGCITFNGHLQKDILEQALNETTIDLPQLACRFLHGRYLPSKKPLSVELADTSNGAAYASKILTTTKVIDTDAQIRVVLLREKDKDRLVIVMNHMLCDGMGFKRYLYLLCYYYNQIIAGVKPQSQYKGKDRGLSWLKECRLPNKKVERLESKVEDISFEGGDEPVFLNAKVRESLF